Below is a genomic region from Persicimonas caeni.
CACGTCACCGAAGGCCGGATACCATTTGCCGGCGGCGCGATAAGCCTCGATGGCGTCGGGGTACAACGTGCGAAGCATGTACTGGTCGGCTTGGCCGCGATAGTAGCCGGCGCCGAAATTGAGCACCGTGGGCACGAGCACCCCGAGCCCGACGAGCGCGGCCAGCGCGCCGGCGAGGTTGGAGTTGCTGGCGAATCCGCCGTCGCGGCCGCTTCGGGCGGCCCAGACGCTCGACCAGCCGCGGAAATCGTTGAGCGACGCCGAGAAGCGAGTGAGCACCGCCAGCCCTGCCACCCACGTGAGCGCCGCGGGAGCCAGTTCGATCAGCGGCGTGAAGAACATAAAGGCGAGTCCGGCGAGCGCGGCGGTCAACAGCGCCCAGTGCTCGACAATCCAGCCGGTGCGTTCGGTGCGCCGGGCCAACGCCCCCAACGTGACAGCAAACGTGGCCATCAGCCACAAGACGAAGAGCGCCAGGCCCACCACCCCGTACTCGACCAGTAACTTGGTGACACCGTTGTGCGGCGTGCGGAACGCCGGATAGTGGGCGAACATCGACTCGACGAACGGGTGGTCGATATTGGGAGACTCGGTCTGCAGCGGCCACCAACTTCCGGCGCCGTGACCGACAATAGGCTTCTCCGAGAACAGATCCGTGCCCACCGCGAGCAGATAACTGTGCGCGCGGCTGCTCGTGACCGATTCCCACCGGTCGGGCGCGAAGACGGTGTTTCGGACCTCCCCGCCCATCTTTCGAGGGTCGGCCGCCCCTGTCTGGACCAGTCGTGGAAGGCTCGTCGCCGGGCTGGTGCGCTCGGGCTGCGGCAGGCCCCACTGGGCGATGGCCACGAAGACGGCGACCACGCCAAGCAGCACCATCACGGGCCACAACACCATGACGGCCTCGGTGCGCTGGAAGGCGATTACGATCAGAGCGGCGAGCACGCACGCCCCGGCGAAAACCGCCGCCCAGGCCCAGCTGCTGACCAGCGCGAAGTGGAACCCAGCGAGCGCGAAGCAGACGCCAAAGAAGATGCGAGACTTCGAGGGGAAGCGAAACGTCGCCCCCAGAAGCACCGGAAGCGCGACCGCGTAATAGGCCGAGGCAAACTCCATGGCGTCGAAGGCGCCGGTGGGCCCGGGCGGGTCCCACACGATGGTAAAGAGGCCGATCCCAGCCAGGTCGAGAAACCCGAAGATCGACGCCAGAGCGGCTCCCACGCCGGTGGCGACCGCAAAGTCGTAGAACCGAAGCGGGCGTCCCACTGGTGATGTCACGATGAGGACCACCCCGGCCAACGCGACGAAATGGAGCGAGTCCCACAGCCCCAGAAGTTGATTGTCAGCCCACAGCGACGCGGC
It encodes:
- a CDS encoding O-antigen ligase family protein, with product MSESSRDGAKKEAKAEISLAIPSWIVLVLLALTPPAFATGFSNYELLKELVLTGGVGLALLIWGIQAVRARAVSMMAGRVTVLVLAFGLYALAASLWADNQLLGLWDSLHFVALAGVVLIVTSPVGRPLRFYDFAVATGVGAALASIFGFLDLAGIGLFTIVWDPPGPTGAFDAMEFASAYYAVALPVLLGATFRFPSKSRIFFGVCFALAGFHFALVSSWAWAAVFAGACVLAALIVIAFQRTEAVMVLWPVMVLLGVVAVFVAIAQWGLPQPERTSPATSLPRLVQTGAADPRKMGGEVRNTVFAPDRWESVTSSRAHSYLLAVGTDLFSEKPIVGHGAGSWWPLQTESPNIDHPFVESMFAHYPAFRTPHNGVTKLLVEYGVVGLALFVLWLMATFAVTLGALARRTERTGWIVEHWALLTAALAGLAFMFFTPLIELAPAALTWVAGLAVLTRFSASLNDFRGWSSVWAARSGRDGGFASNSNLAGALAALVGLGVLVPTVLNFGAGYYRGQADQYMLRTLYPDAIEAYRAAGKWYPAFGDVPYNIALAYEREGKLEKNQEMIELAVDLRPYDVRALALYGRAELGDKDKSKAIRLGKRAVDAYPNSVEARKLLVAALDVGSRYEEAVEQALEILEREPPRDDRAQLHMMTADLYLDMLKRPADAKKHYERAYNLIENPQQRAKLKDKLKGIDTLIENQRRMREGKPPLPVPGKGGHEGHGH